From a single Streptomyces liliifuscus genomic region:
- the infC gene encoding translation initiation factor IF-3 encodes MRLVGPSGEQVGIVPLAKALELAQEYDLDLVEVAANARPPVCKLMDYGKFKYESAMKAREARKNQAHTVIKEMKLRPKIDPHDYDTKKGHVVRFLKQGDKVKITIMFRGREQSRPELGYRLLQRLASDVEDLGFVESNPKQDGRNMIMVLGPHKKKTEAMAEAREAQAARKAEAKANPGKSQNHAGDDIPEGEVADADTETAEAPAEASAEA; translated from the coding sequence GTGCGACTTGTCGGTCCCAGCGGCGAGCAGGTCGGGATTGTTCCGCTTGCCAAGGCCCTGGAGCTTGCGCAGGAGTACGACCTCGACCTGGTCGAGGTGGCCGCGAACGCGCGACCGCCGGTCTGCAAGCTCATGGACTACGGGAAGTTCAAGTACGAGTCGGCCATGAAGGCCCGTGAGGCGCGCAAGAACCAGGCGCACACGGTCATCAAGGAGATGAAGCTCCGGCCGAAGATCGACCCGCACGACTATGACACCAAGAAGGGTCACGTCGTCCGGTTCCTCAAGCAGGGCGACAAGGTCAAGATCACGATCATGTTCCGTGGTCGCGAGCAGTCCCGCCCGGAACTGGGCTACCGACTGCTGCAGCGTCTCGCTTCGGACGTCGAGGACCTCGGGTTCGTCGAGTCCAACCCGAAGCAGGACGGCCGAAACATGATCATGGTTCTCGGCCCGCACAAGAAGAAGACCGAGGCGATGGCCGAGGCCCGTGAGGCCCAGGCGGCCCGCAAGGCCGAGGCGAAGGCCAACCCGGGCAAGTCGCAGAACCACGCGGGTGACGACATTCCCGAAGGGGAGGTCGCCGACGCCGACACGGAGACCGCCGAGGCTCCGGCCGAGGCTTCCGCCGAGGCCTGA
- the rpmI gene encoding 50S ribosomal protein L35 — protein sequence MPKNKSHSGASKRFKITGSGKVLRERAGKRHLLEHKSSRVTRRLTGNAEMAPGDAKKIKKLLGK from the coding sequence ATGCCGAAGAACAAGTCGCACAGCGGTGCCAGCAAGCGCTTCAAGATCACCGGCTCCGGCAAGGTGCTCCGTGAGCGCGCCGGCAAGCGCCACCTGCTCGAGCACAAGTCGTCGCGCGTCACGCGCCGCCTCACCGGCAACGCCGAGATGGCCCCGGGCGACGCCAAGAAGATCAAGAAGCTTCTCGGCAAGTGA